Genomic segment of Eretmochelys imbricata isolate rEreImb1 chromosome 11, rEreImb1.hap1, whole genome shotgun sequence:
AATCTGATCTGGTGGCTGTTCTGAAAGAGAACTAGCAACCAGGCTTTTGTCTTGTAAGCATCACCATTAACTTCTCTTTTGTGTTCATGGAAGGCACTGTTAGACTTAAAATATTTGTGGGATATGCTGTTAATTTAACTTAAAAGAAAACATCAATATTTAGAAATAACTCTCTGTGCAGTCTAACTGAAATTTCAGAAtaaagaagtgatttttttcccctagttgTATCTTCAGTGGTGTGATGATACTACAGTACAGGAGGTGAGTGGTTCTGCAGCATTTATCTTAATTAAAATTTAATGAGAAAACACTTTTGCTCGCAAATGCAAGTCCCTACTCATAAATGAAACATTGAGGTTTATACCATTAATGATATAGTTTTTCACTTTAATTTTGCTTGCATATACGTTTTAGGGAAGCTGTGTGTCATTACTGAAGGTAGCTGGCTGCAAAGTAgatatgtttttatatatttttcagcTAGAGTAATAGAGTaaatggtttctttttctttaggCTGCAAACTATGAATTTCTGTGCAGAGTAACTTCTTAATATTTTACAAAAGCCAATGTGAATGCCTTTTGACCCATGACAGCCATAGCTGTTTTGTAAATAACAGCATACTGTCttacctgcttttttttttaaaaaaaagtgattttgtgtttgtgggttttttttaaacaaagattacTCATCCAAGGTATGGATCCCCTTATCCTTGGCCTCTCAATCGCATTTTGGCCTATCAGAAACAATGGGAGATCAGACGTAAGATGAAAGCTATTGGATGGGCTGGCAAGTCACTTGAACAGGTCAGTCAGATAATAGCCAGAGTTGAATTCTtcattctgttttttcttttttaaataacctCTCAGCAAtgaaatacatataaataaaatatcaaaagtGTCAAAATTCCAGAGAAGCAATATTTTATTTCCTATGTTTCATAAAATATATGTATTGTGAAACTCCATACATTTAAAACAATTGTCTATGGAATCCATGTCTCTGGCTTCAACAGCAATAAACTTTTAAATCACACACACAGTCTGAGAAAAATGAAAGATGTTTTCTCATGAATATGTATCTCTGTGCTGAATGTCTGTTTATGTGAGTTTAGACCATGATCCTGGAAAGGGATTAGCAGACAAGGACTCTGATTCCCATGTGAAGATAATGGGGTCCCTTTGCAGGATTGTGGCAATTTTGTTCTTGGAGCTCCAAGAAAAATACAAGGAAGTTTAGAGGTAAACATTTGATATATTAATTTTAACCCAATTACTGACAATAGGAATATTAGCAACTTTCCTTATGTCAACAATATACTTGTCATTGAAGGTCTGGAAATAAGATTTGTAATTGGAATCTGTGTAACATCTATGATCTACATAGTTAATTTAGTCATTTATTACAAATGCCTACTGCTCCTATGTATGCAATAAGGGATCTATTTTGTAGAGAATTGTGTTCTCATCTGACTATTTAGGTACTGTACTAATCTTTTGTTTGTTTAGGTGTTGGAAGATGTAGATCAGTGTTGTCAAGCTCTCTCTCAAAGACTGGGAACACAATCATATTTCTTCAATAAGCAGTAAGTTATTTTATATGGAAATGTAATGTACTGTAGGTATATTACTCTCCAGAACATAGCTGGATGGGGACTATTTTTGCCTTATTTTAATACCTTATGAGCAGCAAGGAACATGTGGGAATGAATCCATAAATTGCATATATAAGAATTTCTGAAATTATAAAAGATACTAAGTTTCCataaaatatttcatatattttctCTAGTGTTTTTTAGACTTAATCCTATTTTCTACTGACATGATACAGAATACACAATAGTTTGTCAGTTAAAAACATATAATGTAAAAACAGAAACCTGTAGTTTTAATAGGTAACTAAGCAATAATCCTCTTAATTACATTAGCATATGTTGGCATTTCTTAGATACCTATCAGTGTAAGTGCGCTAATGCATGATAAGCAGAATGAATGAGACGTATTTTGATCCAACCGCGCTTCCTGCATAGGTTAATTCAAGTGACACAGTGGCGgggaaggctatgtctacactgcatcccaaggtgtgattgcagcccGTGTAGACATACCACACTAGCTTTAAGGGCGCTAGCACAGATGAAAATAGCAGCACGGCCTGAACAAGCACACTGGGGACCCTGGGTAAATACTCATGTTGCTAGCTTGTGCTGAAGCCTGTGTCTCCACATCGacgctgctgtttttagctgTGCTACTGCAGGTAAAGGATTCATACTTTggattgcagcgtagacatacttTAAAGAGTTGGGTTCACATGAAGATGCCTGTGAAGTCATATGACTGTGGGGAAACACTGGTCTTCTCCTCACAAAGGATTGATTACAAAGTAGCAGCTATGATTTGTGTAAGTACTGTTCTGGGCCTTTGCAGAAAAGCCACCGCAGACCCAGATCTGACATATACCAGATGTCCTTTGCTATTGTCAGTCAGGTCCAGTTGCAAATGTGTACTCTCCCAAAAATATTCTTGTAATTACtgtgaatttaaaataatgttgaatATATTCATGtactgcacccatcaccatggcatgTGAACCATGAAGTTACATAAAGAATATACATTCCAAGTGCGatgtatgtgatttttttttttaaagctgccttTGCATTCCCCTGATTATGGCAGTATCTGGGGGCCAGTTTTAGGTATTTTTGGTGGGGTGACAATGGGGAAATTACAAAGACACTTAAATAAAATTAGCTTGTGACATTACACACTAATAGAGACAGGGAAGGGGTTAACTGACGGCTTATTAAAGCAAGGATATATGAAGGAGCCACTGGGATTCAGAGGGGAGGCATCTGAGTGTGGGAGGAAGCAATTTTCTTGTCCAGCTATGTCACAGAATCAGAAAGCAAGGAGGAACTGGGAAACTGAGTAACTATATTGGATTGTTTGGTTTTTCCCATAGGTTAAGTTTACTTCAACTGACTGTTACTTGTTAGTTTGGACCAGACCGAAGAAAGCTCAGTTTATGATCCCCAGTACATTAGGTGGGGATGGAAAAATGCCTCAATTAGCAGGctgtaatattttgtttcttgCCTCTTTTCCCCCAAAGATTTTGCAAAGTTAAGGTTAGGTGGGCAGTGTAGTTGGATGAGAGTGAGTGCTGTAGGATTACATAGTAGTAGAGAACAGTTATTCCAACTATTCATTTTGAGGCATTCTGAACAGTCTTTTATAAAGGTGGTATTTGTTTTGTAAAGGATATGCTATTGTTTGGGGGTGTTAGGTGGATTCCATAACACACGCTTTcaacctttaatttttttaatgttttttgtcTGTAAATAGTAGTAGAGTTTCTCAATAATTAGTCTCATAAAATATTCTTCTAGCTCATTAATACTTAGTATGTAGTTCTTGGACATTAGTGAAGAAAAGCTCTAAATTGTTAAAATATACTTAAGGAaaatgttttttggggtttttttttgttttgtttgcagatAGACCAGAGCTGCAAAAAGTTCACTAAGGTCAAGCTATGGAAGGCTTGTACACATAGCCAtgagtaaaaggaaaaggagtacttgtggcaccttagagactaaccaatttagccacaagtactccttttgtttttgcgaatacagactaacatggctgttactctgaaatagccATGAGTATGACTGCAGACTTATTCAAGAAACCACTGTTCTCCTTTGGGTTATGGTGGTTTTGGTTACAgtgttttatttccatttgtttaGTCTCTTTAACACAAAAGAGATGGCCATAAATGCTACTACCATGTAGTTATTTTTTCGCACTAGTCAAGAAATTTTTGGTGGCTGAAAAGCCCAGGAGAGATGTGGCGTTTTTGCTGTTTTGAAGAGCACCATTCTGTTCGAAGGGGTAGTTTTGTTATGCACAGTATCTGCAGAGGAGACTGGGAATATAGATTCCCTTCCCACAAAATCAAAAGTGAGAAACAGTTGGTGCTGGACAGAGGAGTCAGTGGGTAGGCTTTGCATGCATTTTATGAAAAGGTATTTTGTAACTTCTTCActgtttgggaaaaaaaacaaccccccaaacCGCTCATTTGTTAATGGGAGCACTGAGCAGCAATTGAGAATTCAGGCCAAAATTTGTtagtatacatataaaatatggtagaacctcagagttatgaacacctcaggaatggaggttgttcataactctgaaatgtttgtaactctgaacaaaacattatggttgttctttcaaaagtttacaatggaacattgacttaatacagctttgaaactttactatgcagaagaaaaatgctgcttttaaccacctTAAtttaatgaaacaagcacagaaacagtttccttaccttgtcaaatctttttttttttttaatttccctttatttttttagtagtttacatttaacacagtgctgtactgtatttgcttccaAACAAGGTGTAtggctgactggtcagtttgtaactctggtgttcataattctgaggttctactgtatttaagGTTTTATGCATTTGTTAAATCTTGAGCTTTATTTGGTTAAATATGACCAGTTTGATTACTTTGAGAAAATACTTGgagtttttttaatatttaaaaaaaaccagagtACAGTAGGATTTTCCTTATAAGGTTTTCAGTGTTTTCTGACTCCCAGAGGCCCACTTTTTCCCCTGTCTCTTTTATAGGCCAACTGAGTTAGATGCATTGGTATTTGGACATCTGTTCACAATTCTTACTACTCAGCTGACCAGTGATGAACTCTCTGAAAAAGTGAAAAACTACAGCAACCTCGTGGCCTTTTGCAGGAGAATAGAGCAACACTATTTTGAGGATCATGATAAAGACAGCTCTGCAAGTGCTGCATCCAAATCCTCAAAGGGTTATCTACCGAGTTAAATGCTTCATTTTGTGGTGGGGAGGCCCAGTTTCTGAAACAAATTTTGATTTCATTGTTTaacagatgatgatgatggcttTGAAAATGCAAAAGTGTGTAATAAAACCTCTTGGAAGCTGCTAAAACATTCTGGAGCACAGGAAGTTCAAACTGCATTTTGTGTGTTATAGAATTCACTGTATACATTTAACATGAAATGATTTTTAAGGTATTGCCATTTAAATGCCATATAGGCTATTAAATATTAAACTAAAGTGACCTTGGAACAATATTGtatctgtattaaaaataaaaagaaatgaaaaactactatttttaaaagtgactgttCAATCTTTCCTAAAACCTTTTAATAAGCTTTAGTCGTATGTTAGAAACAGTGTTTCCTTTTGCCCTTCTGCTAGGAGGATCTGAAAAGTAATTTGCATTACACCCTGTAGGATTAACTTGTTGACTAGAAGGTAGGCAAGTAATAGGAAAATTTACTCTATTCAGGCTTCAACAAGTTTCCACTTTGAAAGTCAGTGTGTTTACAAGGTGATTAGGTCCTTTTAAGAGATTAGCATTCTAAACCAAATGGATAAATGAAGAgtatatcttcataaatgaagAGCTTTATCAAATGTAGGGTACCACTAACTTTAAACGAAATGGTAACAATGCAATAAAGTTAAAGCACCTTTTAAGATTTGTTTGTATTGttttgagaaattaaaaaaaagaaagaaaagaaattgagGTGA
This window contains:
- the MTX2 gene encoding metaxin-2 isoform X1; its protein translation is MSLVAEAFVTQIAAAEPWPENAALYQQLKEEQILLSDNASSLAVQAFLQMCNLPVQVVCRANAEYMSPSGKVPFIRVGNQVVSELGPIVQFVKAKGHSLSDGLDEVQKAEMKAYMELVNNMLLTAELYLQWCDDTTVQEITHPRYGSPYPWPLNRILAYQKQWEIRRKMKAIGWAGKSLEQVLEDVDQCCQALSQRLGTQSYFFNKQPTELDALVFGHLFTILTTQLTSDELSEKVKNYSNLVAFCRRIEQHYFEDHDKDSSASAASKSSKGYLPS
- the MTX2 gene encoding metaxin-2 isoform X3; this encodes MRSLTLRGSSNSHVLAFLQMCNLPVQVVCRANAEYMSPSGKVPFIRVGNQVVSELGPIVQFVKAKGHSLSDGLDEVQKAEMKAYMELVNNMLLTAELYLQWCDDTTVQEITHPRYGSPYPWPLNRILAYQKQWEIRRKMKAIGWAGKSLEQVLEDVDQCCQALSQRLGTQSYFFNKQPTELDALVFGHLFTILTTQLTSDELSEKVKNYSNLVAFCRRIEQHYFEDHDKDSSASAASKSSKGYLPS
- the MTX2 gene encoding metaxin-2 isoform X4 encodes the protein MCNLPVQVVCRANAEYMSPSGKVPFIRVGNQVVSELGPIVQFVKAKGHSLSDGLDEVQKAEMKAYMELVNNMLLTAELYLQWCDDTTVQEITHPRYGSPYPWPLNRILAYQKQWEIRRKMKAIGWAGKSLEQVLEDVDQCCQALSQRLGTQSYFFNKQPTELDALVFGHLFTILTTQLTSDELSEKVKNYSNLVAFCRRIEQHYFEDHDKDSSASAASKSSKGYLPS
- the MTX2 gene encoding metaxin-2 isoform X2, yielding MHLLLLFRSLTLRGSSNSHVLAFLQMCNLPVQVVCRANAEYMSPSGKVPFIRVGNQVVSELGPIVQFVKAKGHSLSDGLDEVQKAEMKAYMELVNNMLLTAELYLQWCDDTTVQEITHPRYGSPYPWPLNRILAYQKQWEIRRKMKAIGWAGKSLEQVLEDVDQCCQALSQRLGTQSYFFNKQPTELDALVFGHLFTILTTQLTSDELSEKVKNYSNLVAFCRRIEQHYFEDHDKDSSASAASKSSKGYLPS